One Paenibacillus crassostreae DNA segment encodes these proteins:
- a CDS encoding AI-2E family transporter, with product MKRIPDGIKKRSELFFKQKKLMFLFVTLMIGLIILVFSQISYIFTPIGIIIGTMSIPIILAAVAYYLLNPLVDFMERRKIKRGYSILILYLLIIGLLTILIVGIIPVVREQIMGFVENLPLYSEEAQTLFEDWIGSDLFTQIQQNLGFNAPELMSELSSRAATFFNSTFKGIGNVVGAVTEVMLSIIIAPFILVYLLKDGKKLAPFLLNFLPTKTRPRTSKVLGEISHQISSYIRGQIIVSFCIGVLLYFGYLIIGLDYPVVLAIIAAFTSIVPYLGPTIAITPAIIIALVTSPFMLVKMVIVWTVVQLIEGKFISPQIMGKTLSIHPITIIFVIIVAGKLFGVVGIILAVPGYAILKVIAMNLFDWFKSTSHWYDPVPEVIDQVDAPDEGERI from the coding sequence ATGAAACGAATACCCGATGGAATAAAGAAACGTTCGGAGTTATTTTTTAAACAAAAGAAATTAATGTTTCTTTTCGTAACACTCATGATTGGGTTAATTATCTTAGTATTCAGTCAAATTTCTTACATTTTTACCCCTATTGGAATTATTATCGGAACGATGTCGATCCCGATTATATTAGCTGCAGTAGCTTATTATTTACTAAATCCACTGGTGGATTTCATGGAACGTAGGAAGATCAAGAGGGGATATTCGATCCTGATTCTATACTTGTTGATCATTGGATTACTGACGATCCTTATCGTGGGAATTATACCAGTCGTTCGCGAACAAATTATGGGGTTTGTTGAGAACCTCCCATTGTATAGTGAAGAAGCACAGACTCTTTTTGAGGATTGGATAGGCAGTGATTTGTTCACACAGATTCAACAAAACCTTGGTTTTAATGCACCAGAATTAATGAGCGAATTATCTTCGAGAGCGGCAACTTTTTTTAATAGTACTTTCAAGGGGATAGGGAATGTTGTTGGGGCCGTAACTGAAGTTATGTTATCTATCATCATAGCGCCATTTATACTAGTATATCTGTTGAAAGATGGGAAAAAGCTTGCTCCATTCCTACTCAATTTCTTACCAACAAAGACTAGACCACGTACATCAAAGGTCTTAGGAGAAATCAGTCATCAGATTAGTTCCTATATCCGTGGACAGATTATTGTTAGCTTCTGTATTGGAGTATTGCTGTATTTCGGATATTTGATCATTGGATTAGATTATCCAGTAGTACTTGCAATCATAGCTGCTTTTACTAGTATTGTTCCTTATTTAGGTCCTACGATAGCTATTACACCGGCTATTATTATTGCCTTAGTAACATCACCGTTTATGCTAGTTAAGATGGTTATTGTATGGACGGTGGTTCAATTGATCGAAGGAAAATTTATTTCTCCACAAATCATGGGAAAAACGCTAAGTATTCATCCCATTACTATTATTTTTGTTATTATTGTAGCGGGTAAATTATTCGGAGTGGTTGGAATCATACTAGCCGTTCCTGGCTACGCTATTCTAAAAGTAATCGCCATGAATTTATTCGATTGGTTTAAGTCAACTTCACATTGGTATGATCCTGTTCCAGAAGTAATTGATCAAGTAGATGCACCAGATGAAGGAGAAAGGATATGA
- a CDS encoding GNAT family N-acetyltransferase — MNPAIDIIYEAPLPEEYNELRVKAGLSAKDIAGASIALGNSIFCIILRQSNDLIGMGRIIGDGGCFYHIVDIAVDPSYQGKGLGKLLMAEITQFLDENAFKDSYVSLIADSPADQLYKKFGFEYTYPKSVGMYKKY; from the coding sequence ATGAACCCTGCGATAGATATTATTTATGAAGCGCCTTTGCCTGAAGAATATAATGAATTACGAGTGAAAGCTGGTTTGAGTGCAAAAGACATTGCAGGAGCAAGCATAGCATTGGGCAACTCAATTTTTTGTATTATATTAAGACAATCGAATGATCTGATAGGGATGGGGAGAATTATCGGTGATGGAGGATGCTTTTATCATATTGTTGATATCGCAGTAGATCCTTCATATCAAGGAAAGGGATTAGGAAAGTTGCTCATGGCAGAAATAACGCAATTTTTAGATGAAAATGCATTTAAAGATTCATATGTAAGTTTAATTGCAGATAGCCCAGCCGATCAATTATACAAAAAGTTTGGGTTTGAATATACATATCCTAAGTCTGTTGGGATGTATAAGAAATATTAA
- a CDS encoding alpha/beta fold hydrolase — translation MNKWYHIRWWKLLILVVVFIGIGMGVYLKPYAPDATALEAMKSSNGVTVIEQRQWIQFDPNNTVGPSVIFYPGGLVEPESYAPMAKELAIQGHRTYIVKMPLNLAVIGGDRADAILTAEPNETFVIGGHSLGGVMASRFAASHPDRIAGVFFLAAYPDSKGSLQEKDVPVLSLIGSDDGLVEEDTYETAKQYLPLNTEYYVIEDGNHAQFGSYGPQKGDNPAKITYEEQLQTMIERLTEWMDILE, via the coding sequence GTGAACAAATGGTATCACATTCGCTGGTGGAAGCTACTTATACTTGTTGTAGTCTTTATAGGAATTGGGATGGGAGTTTATTTGAAGCCCTATGCACCAGATGCCACAGCACTTGAAGCTATGAAGAGTAGTAATGGTGTAACAGTGATCGAACAACGCCAGTGGATTCAATTCGATCCAAATAATACTGTGGGTCCAAGTGTCATCTTCTATCCTGGTGGATTAGTGGAACCTGAGAGCTATGCACCTATGGCTAAAGAGCTTGCTATACAAGGGCATCGTACTTATATTGTGAAAATGCCGTTAAATCTTGCTGTAATAGGTGGAGATAGAGCGGATGCCATACTTACGGCGGAGCCTAATGAAACCTTTGTGATAGGTGGTCATTCATTGGGCGGTGTAATGGCTTCTCGTTTTGCAGCTAGTCACCCAGATCGCATCGCGGGAGTGTTCTTTTTAGCGGCATATCCTGATTCGAAAGGGAGCCTACAGGAAAAGGATGTACCTGTCCTATCTCTTATTGGATCAGATGATGGTCTTGTAGAAGAGGATACTTATGAAACAGCGAAACAGTATCTCCCGTTAAATACTGAATATTACGTAATAGAAGATGGTAACCATGCTCAATTTGGTAGTTATGGTCCACAAAAGGGAGACAATCCTGCAAAGATAACGTATGAAGAACAACTTCAAACCATGATAGAGAGATTAACAGAGTGGATGGATATATTAGAATAG
- a CDS encoding DinB family protein gives MMLVKNLGQTRLMLLDSIKELTDKQLNQKQSSEKWSISQVLFHLYTTEKEIALLIFNSLNSGSKKIAERDLSILVENSVKNMTTNEPPEEYITKNELIGLLEESRFQYVQAIFNEVHAHVLLEKSVEHPEFGWISSQDLLEFIWHHEKGYIKQIEEIKQGLN, from the coding sequence ATGATGTTAGTTAAAAATCTTGGACAAACACGATTGATGCTACTAGATAGTATTAAAGAGTTAACTGATAAACAACTTAATCAAAAACAAAGCTCAGAAAAATGGAGCATTTCTCAAGTACTATTTCATTTATATACTACTGAGAAGGAAATTGCGTTACTTATTTTCAACTCTCTTAACTCAGGAAGCAAGAAAATAGCGGAGAGAGATTTATCAATACTTGTTGAAAATTCAGTGAAAAATATGACAACAAACGAACCACCAGAAGAGTACATCACGAAGAATGAATTGATTGGTCTACTAGAAGAATCTAGATTTCAATATGTACAGGCTATTTTTAATGAAGTTCATGCACATGTTCTATTAGAAAAATCAGTTGAGCATCCGGAATTTGGTTGGATTAGTTCACAAGATTTACTGGAATTCATCTGGCATCATGAAAAAGGATATATTAAGCAAATAGAAGAAATCAAACAAGGACTTAATTGA
- a CDS encoding chlorite dismutase family protein — translation MVEQFTCHFALKYTARWNELSDQEKKVAINEVVLLFKKYEGKVGLRGSYVSQAFQAHTDILLWMYADRFEDIQDLQLEIRRSPLGKSVDTPHAFTGMTKSFEFSEHPTSFQMGIPPRDYLCFYPFVRTPEYYLLPKWERGALLKDHGQIGHEFVPGILTNGVHAFGLGDYEWLLSFETDDLGLLVDCVRKLRESKSRLYMQNETPFIVGRLFDLEEALSQF, via the coding sequence ATGGTAGAACAATTTACGTGTCATTTTGCACTTAAATACACTGCACGATGGAATGAACTTTCGGACCAAGAGAAAAAGGTAGCAATTAATGAAGTAGTATTATTGTTTAAGAAGTATGAGGGGAAAGTTGGACTGCGTGGTTCTTACGTATCTCAAGCCTTTCAAGCACATACAGATATTTTATTATGGATGTATGCTGATCGTTTTGAAGATATACAAGATTTACAATTAGAAATTCGTCGTTCACCATTAGGAAAATCTGTGGATACACCACATGCGTTTACAGGAATGACTAAGTCATTTGAGTTCTCGGAACATCCAACATCCTTCCAAATGGGAATTCCACCAAGGGACTATCTATGTTTTTATCCATTTGTTAGAACGCCAGAATACTATCTATTGCCTAAATGGGAAAGAGGAGCCCTTCTTAAAGACCACGGGCAAATAGGTCATGAATTTGTTCCGGGTATTTTAACGAATGGAGTTCATGCTTTTGGATTGGGTGATTATGAATGGCTTCTCTCGTTTGAAACAGATGACTTAGGATTACTGGTAGATTGTGTCCGTAAATTAAGAGAGAGCAAATCAAGACTATATATGCAAAATGAAACGCCATTTATTGTTGGACGTCTGTTCGATCTTGAAGAAGCATTGTCACAATTTTAA
- a CDS encoding permease: MDSYKSLKKLHIGLLFIFGFMIVVAWKSGLFAILNVPENIALQSFKTMFISIVLESIPFILIGVVVSSILQIFVSEKWIQKLVPKNPLLGIIYACVLGILFPVCECGLIPIMRRLITKGMPLYVAVVSILVGPIVNPVVYVATFSAFRGRPEMLYARMGLAIAVGTVIGLIVYFFVHQNQLRNSKLTLYAGTNEGTTEHEQQHRKGNKIFAVLEHSGSEFFEMGKYLMLGSVITAAIQTFVPRAELVEIGQGPMVSHIFMMGFAYILSICSTSDAFVAASFVNSFSVGSLLTFLVFGPMLDFKSTLMLLSVFKTRFVLLLGCLIITVVLVGSLIVERFYFGY; this comes from the coding sequence ATGGATTCGTATAAATCACTGAAAAAACTACATATTGGATTACTATTTATCTTTGGTTTCATGATAGTAGTAGCTTGGAAGTCAGGGCTATTCGCAATACTCAATGTGCCTGAGAATATTGCATTGCAATCTTTTAAGACAATGTTTATTAGTATCGTTCTGGAATCTATCCCTTTTATATTAATTGGAGTCGTGGTCTCATCCATATTACAAATCTTCGTATCGGAGAAATGGATCCAGAAGCTTGTTCCAAAGAACCCATTACTAGGCATTATTTATGCATGTGTATTAGGAATTCTTTTTCCTGTATGTGAATGTGGATTGATCCCCATTATGAGGAGATTAATTACGAAAGGGATGCCTTTATATGTTGCAGTCGTGTCTATTCTTGTTGGCCCAATTGTTAATCCTGTCGTGTATGTAGCAACCTTCTCAGCATTCCGTGGAAGACCAGAAATGCTATACGCTCGAATGGGACTGGCTATAGCTGTGGGTACTGTGATTGGGTTAATTGTGTATTTCTTTGTACATCAGAATCAATTACGTAATAGTAAGTTGACGCTCTATGCTGGAACAAATGAGGGGACTACAGAACATGAACAGCAACATCGTAAGGGGAATAAAATTTTTGCCGTCTTAGAGCATTCGGGAAGTGAGTTTTTTGAGATGGGGAAATATTTGATGTTGGGTTCAGTCATCACGGCTGCCATTCAGACCTTTGTTCCGAGAGCCGAACTTGTTGAGATTGGTCAGGGACCGATGGTGTCCCATATCTTTATGATGGGTTTTGCTTACATCCTGTCGATATGTTCAACATCGGATGCCTTTGTTGCTGCTTCATTCGTGAATAGTTTCTCTGTAGGCTCTTTATTAACCTTCTTGGTCTTTGGCCCGATGTTGGATTTCAAGAGTACATTGATGTTGCTGTCTGTATTTAAAACGAGATTTGTTCTCTTACTGGGTTGCTTAATTATCACTGTTGTCTTAGTAGGTTCATTAATTGTAGAGCGATTTTATTTCGGTTATTAA